A window of the Drosophila simulans strain w501 chromosome 2L, Prin_Dsim_3.1, whole genome shotgun sequence genome harbors these coding sequences:
- the LOC123327055 gene encoding uncharacterized protein LOC123327055: MAAQLKGAEDVGELEGRKVFRLSQRPALTLGEFPIHLRPACNLKALKLHRIKHTSRHSAAYYVYHYVYTMAVYMGPNVAAFLANASCCPEKFISALSSVGFI, translated from the exons ATGGCAGCACAATTGAAAGGGGCGGAGGATGTGGGAGAGCTAGAAGGAAGGAAAGTTTTCCGACTTTCCCAGCGTCCAGCGCTCACTTTGGGGGAATTTCCCATACACTTGCGTCCCGCCTGCAACTTAAAGGCACTAAAGTTGCACAGAATTAAGCATACTTCCAGGCACTCAGCGGCATATTATGTTTATCATTATGTTTATACTATGGCTGTATATATGGGGCCTAATGTTGCCGCTTTCTTGGCCAACGCCAGCTGTTGCCCGGAAAAGTTCATCTCGGCCCTAAG TTCCGTCGGCTTTATTTGA
- the LOC6739231 gene encoding SUN domain-containing protein 1 has protein sequence MDGCRRARKRVYVSYLLSFVLLAAFFYYLMAHNSRNNLGIMRLREDVDDISHILRQQQIDSKGAQGSSKFDCLGGEPKGLGSSGRCSNRDVSAYVDTLFKRKIGHLMDDVYNLKKQVKSADCASKGAQSTPKPESAALAKPRINYASEDLGARIINVKAKSLDGTNIIRSVLGLDFSSNPPVNMIRAGLSPGSCFGFNGTRATVTLHLARTIIVEAITLTHVAREMTPDLCVKSAPKNFDVYGLRIDNSKRELLGQWSYDNAANKRTQSYSVRSDYYFRNLDFSFNSNHGANTTCIYRVEVYGRL, from the exons ATGGATGGCTGTCGACGAGCTAGAAAGCGAGTCTATGTATCTTATTTGCTCTCATTTGTTCTGCTCGCAGCCTTTTTCTACTACCTCATGGCCCACAATAGTAGGAATAATTTGGGCATAATGCGACTTCGTGAGGATGTCGATGATATATCG CACATCCTGCGTCAGCAGCAGATAGACAGCAAAGGAGCTCAGGGCTCGAGCAAGTTCGATTGCCTTGGAGGAGAACCGAAGGGATTAGGATCTTCTGGAAGATGCAGCAACCGGGATGTAAGTGCCTATGTGGATACTCTGTTCAAGCGCAAGATTGGACATTTGATGGACGACGTTTACAATCTGAAGAAGCAGGTGAAGAGTGCCGATTGCGCCTCCAAAGGTGCCCAATCTACTCCGAAACCCGAATCCGCGGCGCTGGCCAAGCCTCGCATAAACTACGCTTCCGAGGATCTGGGTGCCAGGATCATTAATGTGAAGGCAAAATCTCTTGATGGCACCAATATTATCAGAAGTGTTCTGGGTCTGGACTTTAGCAGTAATCCGCCGGTGAATATGATTCGAGCTGGGCTTTCTCCGGGCTCATGCTTCGGATTTAATGGAACCCGGGCCACTGTGACTCTTCATCTTGCCAGGACCATCATCGTGGAGGCCATAACCCTGACCCACGTGGCCCGCGAAATGACGCCCGATTTGTGCGTGAAGAGTGCGCCCAAAAACTTCgatgtatat gGATTGCGAATTGATAATTCTAAGAGGGAGCTGTTGGGACAGTGGAGTTACGATAACGCGGCCAACAAGCGCACTCAGAGCTACAGTGTGCGCAGCGACTACTATTTTCGAAATCTGGATTTTTCGTTCAATTCAAACCACGGTGCGAACACCACCTGTATTTATCG cgtTGAAGTATATGGAAGACTGTAA